The following coding sequences are from one Paenibacillus stellifer window:
- the nrdG gene encoding anaerobic ribonucleoside-triphosphate reductase activating protein gives MNLCGYYPESINEGDGIRAVLFISGCRHRCPGCFNPETWNFTYGEPFTRERQAEIITEIAANPLLDGLTLAGGDPFFSAAEVSDFIRELRAVLPDYPVWIYTGYTYEELTASPGSPEFELLSLCQVVIDGRFVEALKDTTLRYRGSSNQRIIDVQASLGKAEPVLWAPAVWK, from the coding sequence GTGAATCTATGCGGCTACTACCCGGAATCAATCAATGAAGGCGACGGCATCCGGGCCGTTCTCTTCATCAGCGGCTGCCGCCACCGCTGCCCCGGCTGCTTCAATCCCGAAACGTGGAACTTCACGTACGGCGAGCCTTTTACCAGGGAGCGGCAGGCGGAGATCATCACGGAGATCGCCGCAAATCCGCTGCTCGACGGGCTGACGCTGGCGGGCGGAGATCCCTTTTTCTCAGCTGCCGAAGTGTCTGATTTCATCCGCGAGCTGCGCGCCGTTCTGCCGGATTACCCGGTGTGGATCTACACCGGCTACACTTACGAAGAGCTGACGGCATCGCCCGGCTCGCCGGAGTTCGAACTGCTGTCGCTCTGCCAGGTCGTGATCGACGGGCGGTTCGTCGAAGCCCTCAAGGACACCACGCTCCGCTATAGAGGAAGCTCGAACCAGCGGATTATCGACGTGCAGGCCAGTCTCGGAAAGGCGGAGCCCGTACTGTGGGCGCCCGCCGTATGGAAATAG
- a CDS encoding anaerobic ribonucleoside triphosphate reductase gives MTLLEKWQTDGQSVNEELLEEVIGLGRDIIDSRDMDLLRENANLNGESFSGKMSKFGSEYSKWYARSFTMPPHLVKAIKENVVYVHDLDQYVIGTTNCIFIPFDKLLREGFNTGNGSVRPPNSIMTAMALTAIIFQSQQNAQYGGVSGSKLDHDLAPYVAKSFAKLFRKGLNYFEEAADSAELGEITMSRTDLQERYPKVYRFAMKETQAETLQAAESLIHNLNTMSSRAGGQIPFTSINYGTCTTPEGQLVIDSLLTATMNGLGSGETPVFPIQIFKCKKGVNQQPGDPNYELFLKAAECSARRLYPNFANLDAPLNLMYYDPADPDTEFATMGCRTRVLGDRFGRNRCSGKGNLSFNTLNLVRLGIRHGIATGRRLAADEQGFYTDLDHYMEIALEGLLHRFHIQVKQKAKASDFMMREGVWEGGEHLAPDDSVGDLLKHGSLSIGFIGLAECMKAMYGRHHAEDADVYAKGFEIIRHMREFCDRKSEELDLNITLFATPAEGLSGKFTKIDRREHGAIAGVTDREYYTNSFHVPVYYQTGAANKIKLEAAFHDLCNAGAISYVELDGNARSNPAAFVKIIRYALDQDISYFSINHPVDRCSGCGYEGVIGTNCPSCGAHEEEVHMRRLRRVTGYLTGDYQTRFNAAKQAEVRDRVKHL, from the coding sequence ATGACGCTGCTGGAGAAATGGCAGACTGACGGGCAAAGCGTGAACGAAGAGCTTTTGGAGGAAGTTATCGGACTGGGGCGCGATATCATCGACAGCCGGGATATGGACCTGCTGCGGGAGAATGCCAACCTGAACGGAGAAAGCTTCTCCGGCAAAATGAGCAAATTCGGCAGCGAGTACTCGAAATGGTACGCCCGCAGCTTCACGATGCCCCCTCATCTCGTCAAAGCGATCAAGGAAAATGTCGTGTACGTCCATGATCTGGATCAATACGTCATCGGCACGACCAACTGCATTTTCATCCCGTTCGACAAGCTGCTGCGCGAAGGCTTCAATACGGGCAACGGCAGTGTCCGCCCGCCGAATTCCATCATGACGGCGATGGCGCTGACGGCGATTATTTTTCAATCCCAACAGAACGCGCAGTACGGCGGGGTGTCGGGAAGCAAGCTCGACCATGATCTCGCACCTTATGTCGCCAAGTCCTTCGCCAAGCTGTTCCGCAAGGGGCTGAACTATTTTGAAGAAGCGGCAGATAGTGCAGAGCTCGGTGAAATCACCATGAGCCGGACCGACCTTCAGGAACGCTATCCGAAAGTCTACCGCTTCGCCATGAAAGAGACGCAGGCCGAGACGCTGCAGGCTGCCGAGAGCCTCATACATAATCTCAATACGATGTCCTCCCGGGCAGGCGGCCAGATTCCGTTCACGAGCATCAACTACGGCACCTGCACGACGCCGGAAGGACAGCTGGTAATCGATTCCCTGCTGACGGCAACGATGAACGGGCTCGGCAGCGGCGAGACGCCGGTGTTCCCGATCCAGATTTTTAAATGTAAAAAAGGCGTCAACCAGCAGCCCGGCGATCCGAACTACGAGCTGTTCCTGAAAGCTGCGGAATGCTCGGCCCGGCGGCTGTATCCGAACTTCGCGAACCTGGATGCTCCGCTGAATCTCATGTATTACGATCCGGCAGACCCGGATACCGAATTTGCCACGATGGGCTGCCGCACCCGGGTGCTCGGCGACCGCTTCGGGCGCAACCGCTGCTCCGGCAAAGGCAATCTGTCCTTCAACACGCTGAATCTGGTGCGGCTCGGCATCCGTCACGGCATCGCGACGGGCCGCCGGCTTGCGGCGGACGAGCAGGGCTTCTACACCGATCTCGATCATTATATGGAAATCGCGCTGGAGGGCCTGCTTCACCGGTTCCACATTCAAGTCAAGCAGAAGGCGAAGGCCTCGGACTTCATGATGCGCGAAGGCGTGTGGGAAGGCGGCGAGCATCTGGCGCCGGACGATTCCGTCGGCGATCTGCTGAAACATGGCAGCCTGTCCATCGGCTTCATCGGCCTCGCGGAGTGCATGAAGGCCATGTACGGCAGACATCATGCCGAAGATGCCGACGTATATGCCAAGGGATTTGAAATCATCCGGCATATGCGCGAGTTCTGCGACCGCAAGAGTGAAGAGCTGGACCTCAACATCACCCTGTTCGCCACCCCGGCGGAGGGGCTGTCCGGCAAGTTCACCAAGATCGACCGCCGTGAGCACGGCGCGATCGCGGGCGTAACGGACCGCGAGTACTACACGAACTCGTTCCATGTACCGGTCTACTACCAGACGGGAGCGGCGAACAAGATCAAGCTGGAGGCGGCATTCCATGATCTTTGCAACGCCGGTGCCATCTCCTATGTAGAGCTGGACGGGAACGCGCGAAGCAATCCGGCGGCTTTTGTCAAAATCATCCGCTACGCGCTGGATCAGGACATCAGCTATTTCAGCATCAACCATCCCGTAGACCGCTGCTCGGGCTGCGGCTACGAGGGCGTGATCGGCACGAACTGCCCTTCCTGCGGAGCGCATGAGGAAGAAGTGCATATGCGCCGCCTCCGCCGCGTGACGGGCTACCTCACCGGCGATTACCAGACCCGATTCAACGCGGCCAAGCAGGCCGAGGTCCGGGACCGGGTGAAGCATCTGTGA
- a CDS encoding MTH1187 family thiamine-binding protein — translation MAIAEITVIPIGTGSTSLSSYVADMQRALESVEGITYELTSMGTIIEGPISRIFAAVEVLHESPFNGGAQRVSTSLKIDDRRDKAGSSRQKLESVERKLQGE, via the coding sequence ATGGCAATCGCTGAAATTACCGTCATTCCGATCGGAACGGGCAGCACGAGCCTCAGCAGCTATGTCGCCGACATGCAGCGCGCGCTGGAGAGCGTGGAGGGTATCACCTATGAGCTGACTTCAATGGGCACGATTATCGAGGGCCCGATTTCCCGCATCTTCGCAGCGGTGGAGGTGCTGCATGAGTCGCCGTTTAACGGCGGAGCGCAGCGCGTGTCCACGTCGCTCAAGATCGACGACCGCCGCGACAAGGCGGGCAGCAGCCGGCAGAAGCTGGAGTCCGTGGAACGGAAGCTGCAGGGCGAGTAG
- a CDS encoding DUF262 domain-containing protein, giving the protein MKMKRASIQRTTKSLLNMRERNRFDLPFHRNSVWKNDRRSFLVESMIQDWYIPNILVWDNGDDNVWVIDGRQRWESTFLFQDGLYKLSSGTADFNCKKLAGRKCSGLFCNTQFEFLTYNFTVTEFRDCTFEQVEELFYQVNQSVPLASTD; this is encoded by the coding sequence ATGAAAATGAAAAGAGCAAGTATCCAACGGACAACAAAAAGCCTTTTGAACATGCGGGAGCGGAATCGGTTTGATCTTCCATTTCATCGCAACTCCGTATGGAAAAATGATCGGCGTTCCTTTCTGGTCGAATCCATGATTCAGGATTGGTACATTCCGAACATTTTGGTATGGGACAATGGAGATGATAACGTTTGGGTCATTGATGGCCGGCAGCGCTGGGAATCTACGTTTCTCTTTCAGGATGGTCTTTACAAGCTCAGTAGCGGTACGGCAGATTTCAATTGTAAGAAACTGGCTGGCAGGAAATGCTCGGGGTTATTCTGTAACACACAGTTCGAGTTCCTGACTTATAACTTCACCGTCACTGAATTCCGGGATTGCACGTTTGAACAAGTCGAAGAACTGTTTTACCAGGTGAACCAATCCGTGCCGCTCGCATCGACTGATTAA
- a CDS encoding spore coat protein, producing MNPIIEYLTGLNTLTDQVIASDLLLSAKNGVRSYAIAITEAITPEIRRTLEQQLEQNIDLYERISTYLIECKWYQPWLVKDQLQMDLNNIETALKLP from the coding sequence ATGAACCCTATCATTGAATATTTAACCGGGCTAAATACGTTAACCGATCAAGTCATTGCATCCGATTTACTCTTGTCCGCAAAGAATGGTGTACGCAGCTATGCAATTGCCATTACAGAAGCGATCACTCCGGAGATCAGAAGAACACTCGAACAGCAATTGGAGCAAAATATCGATCTGTATGAGCGAATCTCAACTTATCTGATAGAATGTAAATGGTACCAGCCTTGGCTTGTTAAGGATCAGCTTCAGATGGATTTAAATAATATTGAAACTGCCCTCAAATTACCATGA
- a CDS encoding zinc-dependent alcohol dehydrogenase: MKAVTYQGVKNIAVKDVPYPRIEKPDDMIVKLTSTAICGSDLHLIHGMIPNLHENDVIGHEPMGIVEEVGPGVTKLKKGDRVIIPFTIACGECFYCRHQLESQCDHSNDNGEMGGYFGYSGNTGGYPGGQAEYLRVPFANFTHFKVPESCEVAEEKLILIADVMTTAFWSVDNAGVKNGDTVIVLGCGPVGLLAQKFCWLKGAKRVIAVDYVDYRLQHAKRTNHVEVVNVGQESNVGGFLNEMTQGGADVVIDCVGMDGKMSDLEFLTSGMRLQGGALGAVILASQSVRKGGTIQLTGVYGGRYNGFPLGDIMQRNINIRSGQAPVIHYMPYMYELVSSGKVDPGDIVTHVLPLSEAKHGYQVFDTKTENCIKVILKP; the protein is encoded by the coding sequence ATGAAAGCCGTAACATACCAAGGCGTTAAAAACATCGCTGTCAAGGACGTCCCCTACCCCAGAATCGAGAAGCCTGACGATATGATCGTGAAGCTGACCAGCACCGCCATTTGCGGCTCCGATCTGCATCTGATTCATGGAATGATTCCCAATCTGCACGAGAATGATGTTATCGGGCACGAGCCAATGGGCATTGTGGAGGAAGTTGGCCCAGGCGTCACCAAGTTAAAAAAAGGCGATCGTGTCATCATTCCATTCACCATTGCCTGCGGAGAATGCTTTTACTGCCGACATCAGTTGGAAAGCCAGTGTGATCATTCCAATGACAATGGCGAAATGGGCGGGTATTTCGGCTATTCTGGAAATACCGGCGGCTATCCTGGCGGACAGGCTGAATATTTACGGGTACCTTTTGCAAATTTCACTCATTTCAAAGTTCCAGAAAGCTGTGAAGTTGCCGAAGAAAAACTTATTCTTATCGCCGATGTAATGACGACTGCGTTCTGGAGCGTTGATAACGCTGGAGTTAAGAACGGCGATACGGTTATTGTTCTAGGATGCGGCCCAGTTGGGTTGCTTGCACAAAAATTTTGCTGGTTGAAGGGCGCCAAGCGGGTTATTGCGGTCGATTACGTCGACTACCGTTTGCAGCATGCCAAAAGAACTAATCACGTCGAGGTTGTGAATGTTGGACAGGAATCCAATGTTGGCGGGTTTTTAAATGAAATGACTCAAGGCGGAGCAGATGTTGTCATAGATTGCGTTGGGATGGACGGCAAGATGAGCGACCTCGAGTTTCTCACGAGTGGCATGAGGTTACAAGGAGGAGCGCTAGGCGCAGTTATCCTTGCATCGCAGTCCGTTCGCAAAGGGGGTACTATCCAGCTAACAGGCGTTTATGGCGGCAGGTACAATGGGTTTCCACTAGGTGATATTATGCAGCGCAACATTAACATCCGTTCCGGACAAGCTCCGGTTATTCATTATATGCCCTACATGTACGAGTTGGTATCTAGCGGGAAAGTTGATCCAGGGGATATTGTTACGCATGTATTGCCACTAAGCGAAGCCAAGCATGGATATCAAGTATTTGACACGAAAACGGAGAACTGCATTAAAGTTATTTTGAAACCCTAA
- a CDS encoding spore coat protein has product MNHDHLDPINALYMPEMADATFATDFLSRAKQGVRNIAFALTETASPEVRELLKKMLTQAIALHQEITALMIEKKWFHPYELGEQYKLDQLSANNITLIGKMKLFPADTSRKGMFDQAPDESSKASELEHESRNIPRR; this is encoded by the coding sequence ATGAATCACGATCATTTGGACCCGATAAATGCGCTTTATATGCCTGAAATGGCTGATGCCACTTTTGCAACTGACTTCCTGTCCCGTGCGAAGCAGGGCGTGCGCAATATTGCGTTTGCTCTAACCGAGACAGCATCACCCGAAGTTCGTGAACTGCTAAAAAAAATGCTGACCCAAGCGATTGCCCTCCACCAGGAAATTACGGCACTGATGATCGAAAAAAAGTGGTTCCATCCTTATGAACTCGGTGAACAGTACAAATTAGACCAACTTTCAGCAAACAATATAACCCTTATTGGAAAAATGAAACTTTTCCCGGCCGATACTTCAAGAAAAGGAATGTTTGATCAAGCGCCAGATGAATCTTCGAAAGCGAGTGAACTCGAACATGAAAGCCGTAACATACCAAGGCGTTAA
- a CDS encoding GerAB/ArcD/ProY family transporter, whose amino-acid sequence MSNKSHARVSELAIALALFEVGSTSLFLIGGEAKQDAWLAMLIGALAGFLLLLMHLAIHRIDPGLDLFQLYRHYIGKYIGNLINLTFVGYFALEASRNLRDIGEVTITILLPGTPLWSVMLIVILVVSNSVRYGTEVLFLICLVLLPFVAVGYTIIVIMVMLTGLVHFPLMLPVLEYGWRPVIKSAIPDILSFPFGQVVVFLVFYPLTAARPRMIPKVIKAYCASSIFIVIINQINILVLGPVLATNSALPLLQIVQLIKLTNVFERIDPIFTLLMFLSLGTKLAIFSNGAVVGTTRITGISHKKATVLVGGVIYSLAFLFPTYTEFIKVGREIAVKYWWPLFQIGLPALLLIVMHIRRRKRHT is encoded by the coding sequence GTGTCAAACAAATCCCATGCTCGTGTTTCCGAATTGGCAATCGCACTCGCATTATTCGAAGTGGGAAGTACAAGCTTATTCCTGATTGGTGGAGAAGCGAAGCAGGATGCATGGTTGGCTATGCTGATCGGGGCCTTAGCCGGTTTTCTTCTGCTGTTAATGCATTTGGCCATACACCGGATAGACCCTGGATTGGATTTGTTTCAGTTATACCGCCACTATATTGGAAAATATATAGGAAACTTAATTAATCTAACCTTTGTCGGCTACTTTGCACTTGAAGCATCGAGGAACCTGCGGGATATAGGGGAAGTGACGATAACAATACTGCTGCCGGGCACTCCGCTGTGGTCAGTGATGTTGATTGTTATTCTGGTTGTTAGCAACTCAGTTCGGTACGGAACAGAAGTACTTTTCCTGATTTGCCTTGTATTACTCCCTTTTGTAGCAGTAGGGTACACTATTATCGTGATCATGGTTATGCTAACAGGCCTAGTTCACTTCCCTCTTATGTTGCCTGTGCTTGAGTATGGATGGAGGCCGGTCATAAAGTCGGCGATACCCGATATTCTCTCTTTTCCCTTTGGACAAGTGGTTGTGTTTCTGGTGTTCTACCCGTTAACAGCTGCTAGACCACGAATGATACCTAAAGTCATAAAAGCATACTGTGCGAGCTCAATATTTATAGTTATTATAAATCAGATCAACATTTTGGTACTTGGACCTGTTTTGGCGACGAACAGCGCTCTCCCTCTGCTTCAAATCGTCCAGTTGATTAAGCTGACAAACGTATTTGAGCGAATTGATCCAATATTTACATTGTTGATGTTCTTAAGCCTGGGAACCAAGCTAGCCATTTTCTCTAACGGGGCAGTAGTCGGAACTACAAGAATAACGGGAATCAGCCATAAAAAGGCTACTGTTCTAGTCGGAGGTGTCATATACTCTCTCGCATTTCTCTTTCCCACTTATACAGAATTTATTAAGGTAGGCAGAGAAATTGCGGTCAAGTACTGGTGGCCATTGTTCCAAATCGGACTACCTGCCCTACTTCTGATAGTAATGCATATACGTAGAAGAAAAAGGCATACCTAA
- a CDS encoding Ger(x)C family spore germination protein encodes MKRNLRRIIIVIVVLLATTGCGRATELNELSIATGTGIDGKKGDYSVTYQVSVASTSSSASGGGSVGASSQAGVRVFSSRGKTVQEAISMSAVEEPRKIYFAHNNILIISKETAEDGITPLLDSYFRNPNSRETVHVLASQGQARDILTKNIPPEKLPGRAISEVVEKEKFLVSFYPATTVFELALGITSESRTGVIPEISVSGEDPKELESSEVMSKTAQSAKLRLTGLVIFKGDRSVGKMNLEESLGMSWLTNRVKGTTLSFPDPDSLGEENQSAVRICNAKVKVTPVKGLLHYTIKVKAEVSGELIETTSEEDLTDTSGIDKLKQQIEQVILRQMEMAWASAKAMKVDILGIGNKIHVRNPKEWHKLKPNWDEELARMDMKADVKVKVVRTRLFLNSFRQMMNKTLE; translated from the coding sequence ATGAAGAGGAACCTCAGACGCATCATCATTGTTATCGTAGTGCTGCTGGCAACAACCGGATGCGGCAGGGCAACCGAATTGAATGAGTTGAGCATCGCCACAGGTACGGGGATTGATGGAAAGAAAGGAGATTATTCGGTCACTTATCAGGTTAGTGTAGCGTCAACCAGTTCATCCGCGTCCGGGGGCGGATCAGTGGGAGCATCCTCCCAAGCAGGGGTCCGTGTCTTCTCATCAAGGGGTAAAACTGTCCAGGAGGCAATCTCTATGAGTGCTGTGGAGGAACCCCGAAAGATATATTTCGCCCATAACAATATATTAATTATAAGCAAAGAAACCGCAGAGGATGGCATCACCCCTCTCCTTGACTCGTATTTCCGCAACCCGAACTCCCGGGAGACGGTACATGTATTGGCGTCCCAGGGCCAAGCTCGAGATATCCTGACAAAGAATATTCCTCCTGAGAAGTTGCCTGGACGAGCCATTTCAGAAGTTGTTGAGAAGGAGAAGTTTCTTGTGTCTTTCTACCCGGCGACCACTGTATTCGAACTTGCTCTGGGAATAACCTCGGAATCCCGAACAGGCGTCATCCCTGAAATTAGCGTTTCCGGAGAGGACCCTAAAGAGCTGGAATCCTCGGAGGTTATGTCGAAGACTGCACAGAGTGCCAAGCTGAGACTGACAGGACTGGTGATCTTTAAAGGAGATCGCAGTGTCGGGAAAATGAATTTAGAGGAAAGTTTGGGGATGTCTTGGCTGACCAATCGCGTAAAAGGCACGACCCTCTCTTTTCCAGATCCCGATTCTCTCGGTGAAGAGAACCAGTCGGCGGTAAGAATCTGTAACGCCAAAGTTAAAGTCACCCCCGTTAAAGGCCTGCTACATTATACCATAAAGGTAAAAGCCGAGGTCAGCGGAGAGCTTATCGAAACCACCTCCGAGGAGGATCTGACCGATACGTCTGGCATTGATAAACTCAAACAGCAAATTGAACAAGTGATTTTAAGGCAGATGGAGATGGCTTGGGCATCCGCCAAAGCGATGAAAGTCGATATTCTGGGAATTGGCAACAAGATTCATGTGCGTAACCCAAAGGAGTGGCACAAACTCAAACCGAATTGGGATGAGGAACTGGCTCGGATGGACATGAAAGCGGATGTCAAAGTCAAGGTCGTTAGGACCCGGCTGTTCCTTAACTCGTTCAGGCAAATGATGAATAAGACCTTGGAATAG
- a CDS encoding spore germination protein: MFFAWLQQVFKPARNTQNNETVKSRKEPSNKNQLESVGVPLSTSLDGKILTLKSAFGTSPDFVLNELKGNNGQALPTAICYIEGLTDSTLLPGLMDAIITVLSANVNIAASDLRSKIPMGNVQLLYTEEAAFRTILAGGALILLKDDNCILGVAISGGVRRSVEEPTSQTVVRGPKEGFTEEISTNLALLRHKLRTPALKFEQHIIGTYTQTRVVVAYLDGIVRPEVVYEVNARLKAIDTDSILESGYIEEMIQDAALTPFPTMLNTERPDTVAGNLLEGMVCILVDGTPFVLIAPVTFFNFFQSSEDYYQRYDISTFLRIIRLMSFFAALLLPSLYIAVTTFQQEMIPTTLLITLAGQREGAPLPALYEALAMELIFEVIREAGVRMPRVIGPAISIVGALVLGQAAVQAGLVSGAMVIVVSFTAIANFVIPSINMASAVRLIRFALMVLAGTFGLFGILAGLISLLSHLVSLRSYGINYLMPYAPYFKSNMKDLLLRVPWWAMKTRPNRKSGSNKYRQAPNQYPTSSDETVVSPFEQKQQDREQ, translated from the coding sequence TTGTTCTTTGCATGGTTACAACAAGTATTCAAGCCTGCACGAAATACCCAGAATAATGAGACCGTGAAGAGTCGTAAGGAACCGTCCAATAAAAATCAATTGGAGTCGGTAGGCGTACCATTGTCTACCTCGCTGGATGGTAAAATCTTGACCTTGAAGTCAGCGTTTGGGACAAGCCCGGATTTTGTGCTCAACGAATTAAAGGGTAATAACGGGCAAGCTCTGCCGACCGCCATCTGCTATATCGAGGGCTTAACTGATAGTACTCTGCTCCCAGGACTTATGGACGCTATAATAACGGTCCTGAGCGCCAATGTTAACATTGCTGCTTCCGACTTAAGGTCGAAAATTCCAATGGGCAACGTCCAGTTGCTGTATACGGAAGAGGCTGCATTCCGGACTATTCTTGCCGGAGGTGCGCTAATCTTATTGAAAGACGATAATTGTATTCTTGGTGTCGCCATTTCCGGCGGGGTTCGCCGCTCGGTGGAAGAACCGACTTCCCAAACCGTCGTTCGCGGGCCAAAAGAAGGCTTCACCGAAGAAATCTCCACCAACCTTGCCCTCCTCAGGCACAAGCTGCGGACACCTGCCCTCAAGTTTGAGCAGCATATTATCGGAACGTATACACAGACCCGAGTAGTCGTCGCTTATCTGGACGGCATTGTAAGACCCGAGGTTGTTTACGAAGTCAATGCTCGCCTGAAGGCGATCGATACGGACAGCATTCTCGAAAGTGGATATATCGAAGAAATGATCCAGGACGCCGCGCTTACGCCTTTCCCGACTATGTTGAACACAGAACGCCCCGATACGGTAGCCGGGAACCTGCTGGAAGGCATGGTCTGCATATTGGTTGACGGAACTCCGTTTGTGCTGATCGCCCCGGTAACCTTCTTCAACTTTTTTCAGTCTAGCGAAGACTACTATCAGCGTTATGACATATCGACATTTCTGCGCATTATACGACTCATGTCTTTTTTCGCTGCGCTGCTGCTTCCCTCGCTGTATATTGCCGTCACAACCTTTCAGCAGGAAATGATCCCTACCACGCTTCTGATTACCTTAGCAGGACAGCGGGAAGGAGCCCCTCTCCCGGCTTTGTATGAAGCTTTGGCGATGGAACTGATTTTTGAAGTCATTCGCGAGGCGGGCGTCCGAATGCCGCGGGTCATCGGACCCGCCATTTCGATTGTCGGCGCCCTGGTTTTGGGGCAAGCTGCCGTGCAGGCCGGCTTGGTATCGGGAGCGATGGTAATTGTCGTATCCTTCACAGCTATCGCCAACTTTGTCATTCCGTCGATAAATATGGCTTCAGCCGTCCGGCTCATCCGTTTCGCCCTGATGGTCCTTGCCGGCACGTTCGGGCTGTTCGGCATTCTGGCGGGCCTCATTTCATTGCTCTCCCATCTCGTTTCACTGCGATCGTACGGCATCAATTATTTGATGCCGTACGCTCCCTACTTCAAATCCAATATGAAAGACCTGCTTCTTCGGGTGCCCTGGTGGGCAATGAAGACCAGACCGAATCGGAAATCGGGATCTAACAAATACAGACAGGCACCCAATCAATACCCTACAAGCTCCGATGAAACCGTTGTGTCGCCTTTCGAACAAAAACAGCAGGATAGGGAGCAGTAG
- a CDS encoding LysE family transporter has translation MNILIGYIVLGLSLSAPIGPINAAQLDKGLREGFLHAWTVGLGAVCADIIYMLLVYFGLIYLLEPPFVKAFLWLFGFFVLVYSGVESIKNAGDISVTELRGNDTSLSKSYLSGFLMSLFNPLSILFWLGIYGSVLAKAASEYPMQQLLIYSGAIIFGILLWDVSMAATSSLFRKLLTVKVLMTISILSGLSLIGFGLYFGVQAARLLFLH, from the coding sequence ATTAATATATTGATAGGTTATATTGTTCTGGGGTTATCCCTTTCAGCACCAATTGGCCCCATTAATGCAGCACAACTGGACAAGGGGCTCCGTGAAGGGTTCCTGCATGCCTGGACTGTTGGTTTGGGGGCAGTATGCGCGGATATTATTTATATGCTCCTTGTCTATTTTGGCCTTATTTATCTTCTGGAACCCCCGTTTGTTAAAGCCTTTCTTTGGCTATTCGGTTTCTTCGTTCTGGTCTATTCAGGTGTGGAAAGCATTAAAAATGCAGGAGATATTTCAGTAACTGAGCTTAGGGGAAACGATACCTCTCTGTCCAAGTCTTATCTGTCAGGATTTCTAATGTCATTGTTTAATCCCCTCTCCATCCTGTTTTGGCTGGGTATTTACGGGTCTGTATTAGCCAAGGCAGCTAGTGAATATCCGATGCAGCAGTTACTTATCTACAGTGGTGCAATAATATTCGGAATTCTGCTCTGGGATGTATCTATGGCTGCCACCTCCAGCCTTTTCCGTAAATTGTTGACCGTGAAAGTATTAATGACGATTTCCATTCTGTCAGGGCTGTCGCTTATCGGCTTTGGTTTATATTTTGGCGTACAGGCTGCACGACTGCTCTTCCTCCATTAA
- a CDS encoding DUF3231 family protein has translation MTGILGGNPKEEPMHYGEIFSVWEASMIAKGALSCYRAYLNHAGDTDLKKVLGTMIDQAELEISECDALLGEQGIASAPVLPNRPEAKLEDIPVGARFTDQEIAAKLAADNAVGLVACSQAMGQSIREDVGALFAKYHLTRAAIGLKILHLNKKKGWLIPPPLLDKRPEPINA, from the coding sequence ATGACAGGGATTTTAGGTGGCAATCCCAAAGAAGAACCGATGCATTATGGAGAAATCTTTAGTGTCTGGGAAGCATCGATGATAGCCAAGGGAGCCCTATCGTGTTACCGCGCTTATTTGAATCATGCCGGCGACACTGATCTCAAAAAAGTATTAGGAACTATGATTGATCAAGCGGAGCTCGAAATCAGTGAGTGTGACGCACTGCTGGGAGAACAAGGTATTGCATCTGCACCGGTATTGCCGAATCGCCCCGAGGCGAAGCTTGAGGATATTCCTGTAGGGGCACGCTTCACAGATCAAGAAATAGCTGCCAAACTTGCTGCTGATAATGCTGTGGGTCTGGTTGCATGCAGCCAGGCTATGGGACAATCGATTAGGGAAGATGTCGGGGCCTTATTTGCCAAGTATCACCTTACCAGAGCAGCCATTGGTCTTAAAATTCTGCATTTAAACAAGAAAAAGGGCTGGTTAATTCCCCCGCCGCTTCTGGATAAAAGACCTGAGCCCATTAATGCGTAA